The nucleotide sequence TAGCTGGGGATGAGGATCGCGCGGGTGCCGGGCAGCCGGCCGTTGTCGAGGTCGTCGATGGCGTCGTTGGCCGCCTCCAGGGGGTAGGGCTTGGTGTGCAGGGTGACCTTGCCCTGGGCGGCCAGGGCCATCAGCTCGGCAAGGTCGTTGTAGGTGCCGACGATGTTGCCGATGACGTTGCGCTCGGTGGAGATGATCTCGATGGTCGGCACCTCGACGATCCCGCCGTAGCCGATCACGAAGTGCGACCCGGCCCGCCTGGTCATCTGCCAGGCGTCCTTCTCGGCGCCTTCCTCGCCGACGAAGTCCAGCACCACCTCGGCCCCGTTGCCGCCGGTCAGCTCCTTGACCTTGTCGACGTGGCTGCCGTCGGCGACCACGCCGTGGTCGGCTCCGATGGTCTTGGCGAACTCGAGCGCCTCGGGGCTGCGGTCGACCACGATGATGGTGGTGGCGCAGAGGGCGGCCAGCACCTGGATGGCGATGTGGCCGAGGCCACCGGCCCCGATGACCACGCAGGCGGTGCCCGGGTAGAGCAGGGGCACGGCCTTGCGGACGGCGTGGTAGGCGGTCAGGCCGGCGTCGGCCAGGGCGGCCACGTCGGCCGGCTGGAGCTTGGGGTCGATCTTGACCACGGCCCGGGCCCCGGTCCGGAGGTAGGTGGCCATGCCCCCGTGGGTGTTGAGCCCGGGGAAGAAGCTGTTGACGCAGTGCATGTCGTCCCCGGCCCGGCAGTAGCGGCAGAAGCCGCAGGTCGCCTGGGGGTGGAGGATGACCGTGTCGCCGGGGGCGACGTGGCTGACGGCCGAACCGACCTCGTGGACCCAGCCGGCGTTCTCGTGGCCGAGGGTGTAGGGCAGCGGCGCGTCGGCGTCCAGCTCGTGCCACTGGCCCAGGTAGAGGTGGATGTCGGTCCGGCA is from Actinomycetota bacterium and encodes:
- a CDS encoding NAD(P)-dependent alcohol dehydrogenase: MQALRLHRYNERPTVDEIEEPKVEDPLDVIVKIGGAGLCRTDIHLYLGQWHELDADAPLPYTLGHENAGWVHEVGSAVSHVAPGDTVILHPQATCGFCRYCRAGDDMHCVNSFFPGLNTHGGMATYLRTGARAVVKIDPKLQPADVAALADAGLTAYHAVRKAVPLLYPGTACVVIGAGGLGHIAIQVLAALCATTIIVVDRSPEALEFAKTIGADHGVVADGSHVDKVKELTGGNGAEVVLDFVGEEGAEKDAWQMTRRAGSHFVIGYGGIVEVPTIEIISTERNVIGNIVGTYNDLAELMALAAQGKVTLHTKPYPLEAANDAIDDLDNGRLPGTRAILIPS